One part of the Solanum dulcamara chromosome 8, daSolDulc1.2, whole genome shotgun sequence genome encodes these proteins:
- the LOC129900220 gene encoding uncharacterized protein LOC129900220: MEAWNCLRDIFHDNKHSRAVTLEYDFIYVNITDFSNVSTYCQHLKSLADQLKNIGSLVANDRLVLPLISRFTEPYQGVATLISQRDLLPQFYQARSMLTLEKAGRAKKMSQSSSAALVARSSEGSPHILDNFSYNRNSNSWKKNHNRSNNGENIATIIVVVEAAKELPSAAVIQVVVVSWEAATTAVLGSCQRGKILCPILHGLARSSGCG, encoded by the coding sequence ATGGAGGCTTGGAATTGCTTGCGCGACATATTCCACGATAATAAACACTCTCGTGCTGTAACCCTTGAGTACGACTTCATTTATGTCAATATTACAGATTTTTCGAATGTCTCTACCTATTGTCAACATCTCAAATCTCTGGCggatcaactcaagaatatagGCTCCCTAGTTGCTAACGATCGACTAGTTCTTCCACTGATCTCTCGCTTTACCGAGCCCTACCAAGGTGTGGCCACTCTTATTAGCCAACGTGACCTATTGCCTCAATTTTATCAAGCCCGTTCGATGCTCACTCTTGAGAAGGCTGGTCGTGCTAAGAAAATGTCCCAAAGCTCCTCCGCTGCCTTAGTTGCTCGCTCGTCCGAGGGTTCTCCACATATTCTTGATAATTTCTCTTATAACCGCAATTCTAATAGTTGGAAGAAAAACCACAACCGAAGTAATAATGGGGAAAATATCGCGACAATAATAGTAGTCGTGGAGGCGGCAAAGGAGCTGCCATCAGCTGCGGTAATACAGGTCGTGGTGGTCAGTTGGGAGGCGGCAACAACCGCGGTACTAGGCAGCTGTCAACGGGGCAAAATCCTCTGCCCTATTCTCCATGGGCTGGCGAGAAGCAGTGGTTGTGGATGA
- the LOC129899277 gene encoding transcription factor MYB13-like encodes MGRSPCCEKLGLKRGPWSKEEDDLLINYIKKNGHPNWRALPKLAGLLRCGKSCRLRWTNYLRPDIKRGNFTPQEEDTIIKLHQVLGNSWSAIAARLPKRTDNEIKNIWHTRLKKKMSKSQPQETPEIHSEPENFNVDIHLQEPENSKDNNSEISSSKTNTKIQQQPSSSSSTSSSSEDSCSNTTATSSDSRDQIIWNNLLEVDDDMWSDVLWAPVDNNYLDLSLVEENYQINSSFNDSWFWDDLFTRSNELMLELPEL; translated from the exons ATGGGGAGATCTCCTTGTTGTGAGAAGTTGGGATTGAAAAGAGGTCCATGGagcaaagaagaagatgatttaCTCATCaattacattaaaaaaaatggtcATCCAAATTGGCGTGCACTTCCAAAACTTGCAG GTCTATTAAGGTGCGGAAAAAGTTGTAGACTTCGATGGACTAATTACTTGAGACCTGATATTAAGAGAGGCAATTTTACTCCTCAAGAAGAAGATACCATTATCAAATTGCATCAAGTTCTTGGAAACAG tTGGTCTGCTATTGCAGCAAGATTACCAAAAAGAACAGACAACGAAATAAAAAACATTTGGCATACTCGTCTGAAGAAGAAAATGAGTAAATCTCAGCCTCAAGAAACCCCGGAGATACATTCGGAGCCTGAAAATTTTAATGTGGACATACATTTACAGGAGCCCGAGAATTCTAAGGATAATAATTCCGAAATATCGAGTTCTAAAACAAACACCAAGATTCAGCAACAACCAAGTTCATCGTCATCAACATCATCATCGAGTGAAGATTCATGTTCAAACACAACTGCAACGAGTTCTGACTCTAGagatcaaataatatggaataattTGTTAGAAGTTGATGACGATATGTGGTCCGACGTACTATGGGCACCGGTCGATAACAATTATCTTGATTTATCATTAGTGGAGGAAAATTACCAGATTAATTCCAGCTTTAATGATAGTTGGTTTTGGGATGATCTTTTTACAAGATCCAATGAGTTGATGTTAGAATTGCCTGAATTAtga